One genomic window of Oryctolagus cuniculus chromosome 11, mOryCun1.1, whole genome shotgun sequence includes the following:
- the ASIP gene encoding agouti-signaling protein precursor has translation MNVTRLLQATLLVFLCFLTAYSHLAPEETPTDDQSLRSNSSTNLLEFSSVSIVALNKKSKDISIKEAEKKKRSSKKKASKKKVARPRPLLPAPCVATRDSCKPPAPVCCDPCASCQCRFFRSVCTCRVLNPNC, from the exons ATGAATGTCACTCGCCTGCTCCAGGCCACCCTGCTGGTCTTCCTGTGCTTCCTCACTGCCTATAGCCACCTGGCACCCGAGGAGACACCCACTGATGACCAGAGCCTGAGAAGCAACTCCTCCACGAACTTACTGGAATTCTCTTCAGTCTCCATTGTGG CGCTGAACAAGAAATCCAAAGACATCAGCATAAAAGAAGCggagaagaagaagagatcttccaag AAGAAAGCGTCGAAGAAGAAGGTGgcgcggccccggcccctgctGCCTGCGCCCTGCGTGGCCACCCGCGACAGCTGCAAGCCGCCGGCGCCTGTCTGCTGCGACCCGTGCGCCTCCTGCCAGTGCCGCTTCTTCCGCAGCGTCTGCACCTGCCGCGTGCTCAACCCCAACTGCTGA